The following is a genomic window from Bacillus sp. BGMRC 2118.
CTACGAAAAATGAACATAAAAAAGAGAATCCCGACAATCCCTCCGAATGTATCAACTCCTACATCGTGAATGAGAGGAGTGCGGTTTCCTGTAAAATGCTGATGAATTTCGTCTTGTACAGCATAAACAACAATGAATATCACAGAACTAATGAAGTTGGAAGCCGTTCGTCCTTTTAATAAGGTTAGAGAAAGAGCCCTGTATGTAAAAAAACCTAATAAAAAGAATACTCCAAAGTGGGCACCCTTTCGTATAAAAAATTCAACAAATGCAGCTCCACCTAGTCTTTCGGTACTCACCTCATAGCCAGCGTATTCAAAGTGAACCCAATCAAAGCTCTCTTCTATCCACGATTCATTAATAAAACCACCGAGAAATGGCTTCACATCCTGTTTTTGATAAGGTTGATCGGAAAACCAAAATATGATACTAGCAATTACAATTACTGGAACCCAATATACGAACCAATACTTCAATTTAATCACCTTACTACTTTAAATTTATTTTCCATTATAACTGATTCGGACTCTTCTTTCAGAATTATTATCAATTAATAATGATATAGATTTCAGAACCAATATAAAAGGTGCAAGAAAAGTATATCTTTTCTTGCACCTTTTTGATTTGAAGTATTACTTCTTAATCCAAATACCGTCAGCACCAATTTTGTAACCATCAATTGTTGTACTGTACGCCATGCTTCCACTGTTGTAGAAGTAGTAGTATTTTCCACCAACTACTGTCCAACCTGTTGCCATAGCCCCTGATTTGCTTAGGTAGTACCATGTTGGTCCTTCTTTTAACCAACCAGTTTTCATAGCTCCAGATGCAGATAGGTAGTACCATTTTCCATTAACATTTTCCCAACCTGTTTGCATTTCACCTTTGCTATTCATGTAATACCAAGTGCTACCATCTAATACCCAACCAGTAGCCTTCACATTGTTCTTATAGAAGAACCATGTTCCTTGTTCTTGCTTCCAACCATTTTGTACAACTGGTTCAGGCTTCGTTGCTAAACGCTCAACTGATACTTCTTGAACTGTCACATTTCCAGCAAGGTCAATTAGGCGAAGTGAGAATTTGTTTTCACCTTTATTTACCGGTAATGTCAATTCATAGTTTTTATTAGCCGGAGTCATGATATCAACTGGGCTCTTGAATGGTTGTTCAAATTCATGATTATCGTCAACATATAGTGATAAGAAGTTGTAGTTATCTGTTAAGTTCAACTTAACCGTTACTTCTTCTACTTCTGGATCAACTGTAGTTGGAGCATCTACATTAATTACTGGAGCAGTTGTATCAATAAACACTTTACGTGAAATTGAGAATTCTTTTCCAGAGAAATCAGTAGCTGTCACAATTACATCGTACTTACCATCTTTATCAAATGATGCAGTTGTTTTAAAGTTATAGTTACCAGTAGTGCTGTCTTGTGTGAATGTCACAGCTGTACCATTTACAGTTAATGATTTTAAGCCGAAGTCTTCTTCAACATAACCTTCAACTGGAACTACATTTGTCTTGTAAGCTCCAAATGGTTCAGGAGTTGTTTCACCGATAAAGATTAACGGCATATCTACATCGCCAATTGCAGCTGTGCCAATTCCGACGTTATACGCATTATCCATAGCTGCTACTTCAATTAGTGCCTTCTCCCCTACGTTAGTTAGTGTCACACTAGTAACATCTGCTTTAGTCTGTTGTACTAGCTTGCCATCAACAAATACATAGTAACCAGATACTCCAGTTCCTTCTTCTACTGCTTCCCAGCTTACTTGCTTTGTTTCTGGATCAACAGTTGCTTTTACTTCTGGAGCAGTTGTATCAACATATACTGGAATCTTCTTCGATTGCCATTCTGCACCTTCGTAATCTACAACCGACTTAATTTCATAATGGTACAACCCATCAGCAACAGTTTTTGACTTAACTGTTCCATCCCACGCACGACTTGGGTCAAATGAGTAGTAAGCAGCAGATCCTGCATCATACCAGTTTTTACGTACATCTTTTTCTAGTTTGACTCTACGTAAGAACTTGTCATTGCTGTCTAAGATATTGAATTGTACTTCATCTGCATTACGTAGGAATGATGGAATTGGATATATATCATCGTAGTCTCCATCACCATTAGGAGATACTGGATAGATTACTTGTCCATCCTCTGTTGTTACCGGACTTACAGCATAATCACCGTTTCCAAATAACATATCAACGCCAATTTCATAGAAACGCTTCTCACCAAGACCTTCAAATCCATCTACAATATCAGGACGATCCCACTCACCGTAGAATCCAACGTATGGAACTGTTAGATCGAATGTACCTTCAGGTGCATCTAACTTAACAAATCCTTCTACGAAAATATCTTCTTTAAGATCTAGAGAGATTGCATTGCCATCTTTGTCTAGACCAGGAATCTTTGCATTCGTGAAGTCAACACTTACAGAGAAGTCAACTGATCCGTTAGCTGGAACTGTAATTGTCTCTGGAGCATCAACTACGGCACCTTCAAGGTTACCAGCAATTAGTGGATTGTAGTCAATACCATCTGCTGTTTGTTCAACTGTATCTGTTAATACATCTGTTTTAACTGCATATGTCACAGCTTCACCAGTCATGTTTGTTGCAGTTAAAGTCATATCAAACTTCGTTTCAGTAAAGTCTTTTAACTCTACCTTACCTTGGTTTGTACCTTTATTTACTACATAAACAGGTGTGCTAACTGCTGCATAAGTTTGCATCATACCAGCACCTTGACGACGAGGTGAGAAAGGTTGTCCATGTAAGTCTGTAATAATATCTGCTGTATTCATTAATAAAATCTTTGCTCTATCAGCACGGTCGCCAACTGATAAGCCTTTGAAGCGCTCATCTTCTTGTAAATATTGTTGTACTAACGCAGCACCACCAGCAACGTGTGGTGAAGCCATAGATGTACCACTCATTACACCATAAGCATCATTTTGTAATGTAGAGTAAATTTTTCCACCTGGAGCTGTAATTTCAGGCTTTAACTCTAAGCTTGGAGTAGTTCCCCATGAAGTAAAGTCTGTCATACGACCCATTTCAGGATCTTCTTGTTTCTTAGTTTGTGCAACATCTAATGTAACAGGACCAGCCAATAAAGCAGCTTCAAGAT
Proteins encoded in this region:
- a CDS encoding S8 family serine peptidase, with protein sequence MVKKKNTSKKIATSVLASALLFSNLGFAASATTTPSAAKTELESKINQIKELHAKELTKIDVKDKTLKATLKADDKVRVIVEVEGQTPVEHATKEGVLYKELSKETKASLTAKLEKSQKNVKDKLKAKNIKMAHKLSFTTAFNGFSGEVKFEDVAKIEAIAGVKNVYLANEYNRPEEKPDMKTSHSFIQSASTWADAGYEGEGMVVAVIDSGVDPSHKDFKLDDNSTGEITAEDVANSGLKGKFFTEKVPYGFNYYDQNQQILDLGPDASMHGMHVAGTVAANGDEATGGIKGVAPEAQVLGMKVFSNDPNYPSTWSDVYLAAIDDSIKLGADVLNMSLGSTASFYDERSAEDLAITRAVDNGIVSAVSAGNSSNFGHGWDNPFSKNPDIGLVGAPGLNTDTLQVAASGNEAYLFQHEITITGNDTFSSVGYGIDDWSKLEGPLELVSLGGKLGNPADYAGVDVTGKVVLVPRGGLTFVDKTMNAAAAGAAGIIVYNKTEGFFYENQGGWDIPFMKISGQEGKDLEAALLAGPVTLDVAQTKKQEDPEMGRMTDFTSWGTTPSLELKPEITAPGGKIYSTLQNDAYGVMSGTSMASPHVAGGAALVQQYLQEDERFKGLSVGDRADRAKILLMNTADIITDLHGQPFSPRRQGAGMMQTYAAVSTPVYVVNKGTNQGKVELKDFTETKFDMTLTATNMTGEAVTYAVKTDVLTDTVEQTADGIDYNPLIAGNLEGAVVDAPETITVPANGSVDFSVSVDFTNAKIPGLDKDGNAISLDLKEDIFVEGFVKLDAPEGTFDLTVPYVGFYGEWDRPDIVDGFEGLGEKRFYEIGVDMLFGNGDYAVSPVTTEDGQVIYPVSPNGDGDYDDIYPIPSFLRNADEVQFNILDSNDKFLRRVKLEKDVRKNWYDAGSAAYYSFDPSRAWDGTVKSKTVADGLYHYEIKSVVDYEGAEWQSKKIPVYVDTTAPEVKATVDPETKQVSWEAVEEGTGVSGYYVFVDGKLVQQTKADVTSVTLTNVGEKALIEVAAMDNAYNVGIGTAAIGDVDMPLIFIGETTPEPFGAYKTNVVPVEGYVEEDFGLKSLTVNGTAVTFTQDSTTGNYNFKTTASFDKDGKYDVIVTATDFSGKEFSISRKVFIDTTAPVINVDAPTTVDPEVEEVTVKLNLTDNYNFLSLYVDDNHEFEQPFKSPVDIMTPANKNYELTLPVNKGENKFSLRLIDLAGNVTVQEVSVERLATKPEPVVQNGWKQEQGTWFFYKNNVKATGWVLDGSTWYYMNSKGEMQTGWENVNGKWYYLSASGAMKTGWLKEGPTWYYLSKSGAMATGWTVVGGKYYYFYNSGSMAYSTTIDGYKIGADGIWIKK
- a CDS encoding VanZ family protein, with translation MIKLKYWFVYWVPVIVIASIIFWFSDQPYQKQDVKPFLGGFINESWIEESFDWVHFEYAGYEVSTERLGGAAFVEFFIRKGAHFGVFFLLGFFTYRALSLTLLKGRTASNFISSVIFIVVYAVQDEIHQHFTGNRTPLIHDVGVDTFGGIVGILFFMFIFRRRTY